A single region of the Myripristis murdjan chromosome 3, fMyrMur1.1, whole genome shotgun sequence genome encodes:
- the kctd15b gene encoding BTB/POZ domain-containing protein kctd15 isoform X1, whose amino-acid sequence MFETEGRSMSRLSLTRSPVSPLAAQGIPLPAQLTKANAPVHIDVGGHMYTSSLATLTKYPDSRISRLFNGTEPIVLDSLKQHYFIDRDGEIFRYILSFLRTSKLLLPDDFKDFHLLYEEARYYQLTPMIKELERWKQEREQRRMAQPCDCLVVRVTPDLGERIALSGEKVLIEEIFPETGDVMCNSVNAGWNQDPTHVIRFPLNGYCRLNSVQVLERLFQKGFSVAASCGGGVDSSQFSEYVLCREDRRSLSINTPIRIKQEPLD is encoded by the exons GAGGGAAGAAGCATGTCACGGCTGTCTCTGACCCGGTCCCCGGTCTCTCCCCTGGCCGCCCAAGGGATCCCTCTGCCGGCTCAGCTGACCAAGGCGAACGCCCCGGTCCACATTGATGTCGGGGGACACATGTACACAAGCAGCCTGGCCACCCTCACCAAGTACCCAGACTCCAG AATCAGTCGTCTGTTCAATGGCACCGAGCCCATCGTGTTGGACAGCTTGAAGCAGCACTACTTCATAGATCGGGATGGCGAGATATTCCGCTACATTCTCAGTTTCCTCAGGACCAGCAAACTGCTCCTTCCAGATGACTTCAAG GACTTCCACCTGCTGTATGAAGAGGCACGTTATTACCAGCTGACACCCATGATTAAGGAGCTGGAGCGCTGGAAGCAGGAGCGTGAGCAACGAAGGATGGCACAGCCATGTGACTGCCTCGTGGTCCGAGTCACGCCCGATCTGGGCGAGAGGATCGCCCTCAGTGGGGAGAAGGTCCTCATCGAAGAGATCTTCCCTGAGACCGGAGACGTAATGTGCAACTCGGTCAATGCTGGCTGGAACCAGGACCCAACACACGTCATCCGCTTCCCCCTCAACGGCTACTGCAGGCTCAACTCCGTCCAG GTTCTGGAGCGCCTTTTCCAGAAAGGTTTTAGTGTGGCGGCGTCTTGTGGAGGCGGAGTGGACTCCTCCCAGTTCAGCGAGTACGTACTGTGTCGCGAGGACCGGCGGAGTCTCTCCATCAACACGCCCATCAGGATAAAACAGGAACCCCTGGACTAG
- the kctd15b gene encoding BTB/POZ domain-containing protein kctd15 isoform X2 has product MFKEGRSMSRLSLTRSPVSPLAAQGIPLPAQLTKANAPVHIDVGGHMYTSSLATLTKYPDSRISRLFNGTEPIVLDSLKQHYFIDRDGEIFRYILSFLRTSKLLLPDDFKDFHLLYEEARYYQLTPMIKELERWKQEREQRRMAQPCDCLVVRVTPDLGERIALSGEKVLIEEIFPETGDVMCNSVNAGWNQDPTHVIRFPLNGYCRLNSVQVLERLFQKGFSVAASCGGGVDSSQFSEYVLCREDRRSLSINTPIRIKQEPLD; this is encoded by the exons GAGGGAAGAAGCATGTCACGGCTGTCTCTGACCCGGTCCCCGGTCTCTCCCCTGGCCGCCCAAGGGATCCCTCTGCCGGCTCAGCTGACCAAGGCGAACGCCCCGGTCCACATTGATGTCGGGGGACACATGTACACAAGCAGCCTGGCCACCCTCACCAAGTACCCAGACTCCAG AATCAGTCGTCTGTTCAATGGCACCGAGCCCATCGTGTTGGACAGCTTGAAGCAGCACTACTTCATAGATCGGGATGGCGAGATATTCCGCTACATTCTCAGTTTCCTCAGGACCAGCAAACTGCTCCTTCCAGATGACTTCAAG GACTTCCACCTGCTGTATGAAGAGGCACGTTATTACCAGCTGACACCCATGATTAAGGAGCTGGAGCGCTGGAAGCAGGAGCGTGAGCAACGAAGGATGGCACAGCCATGTGACTGCCTCGTGGTCCGAGTCACGCCCGATCTGGGCGAGAGGATCGCCCTCAGTGGGGAGAAGGTCCTCATCGAAGAGATCTTCCCTGAGACCGGAGACGTAATGTGCAACTCGGTCAATGCTGGCTGGAACCAGGACCCAACACACGTCATCCGCTTCCCCCTCAACGGCTACTGCAGGCTCAACTCCGTCCAG GTTCTGGAGCGCCTTTTCCAGAAAGGTTTTAGTGTGGCGGCGTCTTGTGGAGGCGGAGTGGACTCCTCCCAGTTCAGCGAGTACGTACTGTGTCGCGAGGACCGGCGGAGTCTCTCCATCAACACGCCCATCAGGATAAAACAGGAACCCCTGGACTAG